A genomic segment from Triticum dicoccoides isolate Atlit2015 ecotype Zavitan chromosome 1A, WEW_v2.0, whole genome shotgun sequence encodes:
- the LOC119284191 gene encoding uncharacterized protein LOC119284191, translating into MASAPGQWAWMAAVAAEELAKLEATHPGRLGPLKDELRRLVAEPGWDDDDAFALACLDGGAPAGCSSPSSSSHPAAPADLMFTQESSTNKRKWCGGGGAVDREQGKRRRKNAASGVKDRADMAIDRAKKCLKKIRAIKRSLLACVTD; encoded by the exons ATGGCGTCGGCACCGGGGCAGTGGGCGTGGATggccgcggtggcggcggaggAGCTGGCGAAGCTGGAGGCCACGCACCCGGGCCGCCTCGGCCCGCTCAAGGACGAGCTCAGGCGCCTCGTCGCCGAGCCCGGCTGGGACGACGACGACGCGTTCGCGCTCGCCTGCCTGGACGGCGGCGCCCCCGCCggctgctcctccccctcctcctcctcccaccctGCTGCGCCGGCGGACCTTATGTTCACTCAAG AGTCCTCGACCAACAAGAGGaagtggtgcggcggcggcggcgcggtcgacCGCGAGCAGGGGAAGCGCCGGAGGAAGAATGCGGCTTCCGGGGTGAAGGACCGGGCGGACATGGCCATCGACCGCGCCAAGAAGTGCCTCAAGAAGATACGCGCCATCAAGCGGAGCTTGCTTGCCTGTGTCACGGATTGA